The Endozoicomonas sp. 4G DNA segment AAGTGTAAAGCCCTCGCCAGTAAAAAATGGTGGTGAGATGAGCGTCACTGACAATCCGAAAGAAATGACGGATTCAAGCGGGCAGACGCAGAGCCTGATGAAAAGGAAAATTGAAAATTCTAAAACTGCTGCAGACGGTGCTGTTATATCTGCACAAGGTTCAAAACAAAATCGTCCCTGCTCCGATAACCCTGACTTACGATCTGATTATAATATTGCGGCAAATCTTTTAGCATCTTTACGTCCGATAACGCCCTCTTACGAACGCTTCCCGGTAGGTGACAGTAATGAGCCCATGGCAGAACAATTCGCCGAAAAAACGATTTGTTCGCTCCAGCACGTTAACACATTATACGAAGAGCGGAGCTCAGTTATGACAAGATTTCGTGAAATACCTAATACACTGGGCATAACTTACACATATTCGAGCAGTGGTATACCCAGTGCAACCTTTACGTACGATTCTTCTCGTGTGCCAGAATTGTTGGAAGAAAGAAAACGCCTGGGTGTTTATTATGCTGAGGATTATAAGGCCTACGAACTTCCCGAGCTGTCAAAAGCCAGCGGCTTGGGATTGCTCTCACTGCCAAAATATTTTGATCATACTTTCAGATACAGCTTTGTAGCAAAGGATAACGGGCGTACACCCAGTGAATGTCTGAATGCTTTTTTTCATGGTCCTACCATTGCAGACTGTGCGACAACTATTCTGGCCTGTCAGTATCGAGCCATTGAATCGATCATTGGCACCGACGAATTCAACCGAATCTTTGGTGCACCGGTCTCAAAGTTCAGAATTTCCCGCACGATCATGTCGCATACCAGCAAAAAAAACGCTTCTAACTTCGAGAATATTCCTGGAAATTTAACACCGATCGACTTCAGCAACCCTATCTATAATCTGTTTCACGATCTTAACCGCATTGACGAAACCAGCCCTGATTCAACTGTCAGGGAACTGTCAGAACTGGATATCAAAAAGGGTGATCTCATCTACATTCAGGGCGTAGCGATCTATACGGAGAAACATAAAAGCGGTACTGCTATAGGTTTTAATCTGATATGCACCGGGCAAAACAGCAGTGGACAGAATCTCTATCTGGGGTTTGGTCCGGATAAATTTGATGAACCGAAAACCTACGACCAAGTGAAAAAAATACTGATTGATGGTTACAACAAACCACAGAGTCCTGAAACAATCCATGCAATTGAAAGTGGAGAAAAGCATTACGCAGAGCTGAAAGACAGTATTCTGCCCTATGACTTCCCTATTGCTGGTATCACTCGTGGGCTTCGCTTCAGTAATGAGCGATGGGAAGATTTTTTGTCGCAGTGCGATCAAGTCTGGCATTGTCAGCCACTGTTGCTCATCACACGGACTATGGAAGCAAAGCCGGTGCATCAGGTTTCACCGTTCACCATTGAAAATCTTGATTCTGATTTTGATCAATTCAAAGCCGACTCAAAACAGCAGAAACTGATGAAAGATACGGCCCTGAAGTTCGCACACGCTGTGATAAATAATCAGTGTGAAGCCTCGCATAAAAAGCCCATGGGACTATTCCTGAGCGGATCAGCGGGAATAGGAAAAACACATCTATGCACAGCGGTTGCCAAAAAAGCAGCCGAATATGGTGTTGACACCCTTTATATAGACGATGTTACAGCAGGTACTCTGTACCAGGACTCAGGGGGTGATGAAACGCTGTGGGCTGAAAAGATCGACGAAAAGCTTGTCGGAAAGGACTTGGTGGTCATCGATGATGCCAACGGCTTACTTAGCAAAAAACTTCTGGCAAAAACAATGGGACATGTGTTGACTCAAAACAAAGCCGTCATGGTCAGTTCAAATGTTCATATTCCTGCCAAAGATGCAACCCCTGACGTTATTGATCCCTTAACCAGGAAAGCTCATAACTTTCTTTACCTGAGCGATTTGCGGGGAGACAGTTACCGTTCCCAGTGGTGGCACAGCCCTGAAGTTCAGGCGGCTGATGCAATATCGCAACTGGGTCAGTATCAAGGCCCCAGGGCGGCAGCAGTCATCACTGAGAAAGCTATATCGATAGACGAAATGGCCAGAATACTCAGTATTCCGGCAGAACAGATCCGCCAGGTGGGTCCCCCTCTCTTGCCCGGACTCCCACAAAAAACAAGCCCTGATTACGATCTCAGCGATTTATCCAAAACACAGCATCAGGCTGTTTTTATGGAGTGTGATGCTGCTGGTGGCTTAATTGAAAATGAGCAGTTCATAAATATTGTTCAGAAAGTACACGATGAAGGCTTAAAGCTGGTGGTTAAAACTGAAGACCGCTCATTATTGTTAAAAAATGTACTGAATTATTTAGAGGAAGATTTCAGTATTAAAAACTACAGGATCCGTATTGCTGACCGACTCAAGCATATGCTCCAGGACTTTTCAGGCTCCTAGCAGAATTGCTTTTACATCGAAAGCTAAGGCGTCAAGGCCTCATAGACCAGAGTCAGAAGCAGAGAGCCAGCAAGCAGCCGCCGACTCTCCAGAAGGTCGAAAGGCCTTTTAATTACAGATCAAAACGGACTTCGTCCAATAATTTTTGAGCGGTCGCATAGTTCTCTGCCAGCTTGTAGACAGGCAGATCGTCGGATTTGAACTCACCCCAGGAAGCAACCATTGCCGAAACCGGAACATCAGGGTTTACAGGGTATTCCATGTTGACTTCAGCGAAGGTCGCCTGAGCTTTCTCACTGGCTAGAAATTCCATTAACTTAACGGCATTGTCTTTGTTGGGAGCGTATTTGGTCAGAACCATGCCACTGACGTTGACGTGAGCGCCATTGCCTTTTTGGTCAGGGAAGTTGATGTAAACGGACTCAGCCCATGGACGCTGTTCTTCATTGGTCATCATCTTGCCGAAGTAGTAGCTGTTGCCGATAGAGAGGTCGCAAACGCCTTCCCTGATAGCTTTTACCTGGGCACGGTCGTTACCCTGAGGACGACGGGCCAGGTTTTCCTTGAAACCTTCCAGCCATTCTTTGGTCGCTTCCTCACCGTTGTGAGCGACGTAAGCAGCAACGAGACCTACGTTATAGGCATTTTTACCGCTGCGTGTGCAGATCTTGCCTTTGTACTTTGGATCGGCCAGGTCGTCGTAAGTAATGCCTTCCGGCTGCTCTGAACGTTTGGTGCTGTAGATATTTCTGACACGCTTGGTCAGGGCA contains these protein-coding regions:
- a CDS encoding DnaA/Hda family protein; amino-acid sequence: MTRFREIPNTLGITYTYSSSGIPSATFTYDSSRVPELLEERKRLGVYYAEDYKAYELPELSKASGLGLLSLPKYFDHTFRYSFVAKDNGRTPSECLNAFFHGPTIADCATTILACQYRAIESIIGTDEFNRIFGAPVSKFRISRTIMSHTSKKNASNFENIPGNLTPIDFSNPIYNLFHDLNRIDETSPDSTVRELSELDIKKGDLIYIQGVAIYTEKHKSGTAIGFNLICTGQNSSGQNLYLGFGPDKFDEPKTYDQVKKILIDGYNKPQSPETIHAIESGEKHYAELKDSILPYDFPIAGITRGLRFSNERWEDFLSQCDQVWHCQPLLLITRTMEAKPVHQVSPFTIENLDSDFDQFKADSKQQKLMKDTALKFAHAVINNQCEASHKKPMGLFLSGSAGIGKTHLCTAVAKKAAEYGVDTLYIDDVTAGTLYQDSGGDETLWAEKIDEKLVGKDLVVIDDANGLLSKKLLAKTMGHVLTQNKAVMVSSNVHIPAKDATPDVIDPLTRKAHNFLYLSDLRGDSYRSQWWHSPEVQAADAISQLGQYQGPRAAAVITEKAISIDEMARILSIPAEQIRQVGPPLLPGLPQKTSPDYDLSDLSKTQHQAVFMECDAAGGLIENEQFINIVQKVHDEGLKLVVKTEDRSLLLKNVLNYLEEDFSIKNYRIRIADRLKHMLQDFSGS
- a CDS encoding Fe(3+) ABC transporter substrate-binding protein; the encoded protein is MAASVISLAAEVVNVYSYRQPFLVEPLFAEFTKDTGIEVNMVFAKKGLSERLEREGKLSPADLVLTTDISRLMNLVEKDLSQPVNSQSINNNIPAQYRDPEGEWFALTKRVRNIYSTKRSEQPEGITYDDLADPKYKGKICTRSGKNAYNVGLVAAYVAHNGEEATKEWLEGFKENLARRPQGNDRAQVKAIREGVCDLSIGNSYYFGKMMTNEEQRPWAESVYINFPDQKGNGAHVNVSGMVLTKYAPNKDNAVKLMEFLASEKAQATFAEVNMEYPVNPDVPVSAMVASWGEFKSDDLPVYKLAENYATAQKLLDEVRFDL